The region AATTCTTTTAGATCTCTTACTAAAGTTACAGGGTTGCAGGAAATATAGACAAACTTATCTGGGTTAAAATCAATTATTTTCCCTATAGCTTTAGGATTTATCCCATCCCTTGGCGGATCTATTATAATTAAATCTGGTTTTTCTTTTAAATTGTCTACTTCCTTTAATACATCTCCTGCTATAAACTCTACATTGTCTAATCTGTTTAGCTTTGCATTTTCCTTTGCCATTTCTACTGCCTCTTCAACTATTTCTATACCTATTACCTTTTTAGCTAGTGGAGCCATTATAATCGAAATAGTTCCTGTTCCTGAATATAAGTCAAATACTACCTTATCATCAACATCTCCTGCAAATTCTCTAGCTATTGAATATAACTTTTCTGCTCCAAAAGTATTTGTTTGGAAGAAAGAAAAAGGAGATATTTTAAACTTTAATCCTAGTATTTCTTCTATTAAATATTCTCTTCCATACAGCACTTCTAACCTATCTACATTAACAGCATCTGCTAGATTATCATTAATAGTATGAAGAAAACCAGTTATTTTTCCTTCTAATTCTAAAGTCTTTAATTTTTCTATTAATTCTTCTAAATCTAATTCCCCTTGAGAACTAGTCACTAAATTTACTAATATTTCTCCTGTTGATAGTGCTTTTCTGACTACTAAATGTCTTAAAATACCTTCATGTCGTTTCTTATGATAATGAGGAATTTCTTTTTCCTTAAAGTATTCTATAACTTCATTTCT is a window of Tissierellales bacterium DNA encoding:
- the rlmD gene encoding 23S rRNA (uracil(1939)-C(5))-methyltransferase RlmD: MARRRRKRPIFEMEIEEVIFPNKGVGRYKENKVIVKGGIVGQIVKVMITRRRKDYYQGKILEVIKRSPIEETSRCPHSDRCGGCMYQTLDYSKELKIKEELVMELFNEENLLDIEFLGIEPSPRENEYRNKMEFTFGDEDGKLSLGLHARGKFYEIVGVKHCNIVDEDFRRIRNEVIEYFKEKEIPHYHKKRHEGILRHLVVRKALSTGEILVNLVTSSQGELDLEELIEKLKTLELEGKITGFLHTINDNLADAVNVDRLEVLYGREYLIEEILGLKFKISPFSFFQTNTFGAEKLYSIAREFAGDVDDKVVFDLYSGTGTISIIMAPLAKKVIGIEIVEEAVEMAKENAKLNRLDNVEFIAGDVLKEVDNLKEKPDLIIIDPPRDGINPKAIGKIIDFNPDKFVYISCNPVTLVRDLKEFERRGYRVNKVKLMDMFPRTPHVEAAILMTYCGSDKE